One genomic window of Haliotis asinina isolate JCU_RB_2024 chromosome 4, JCU_Hal_asi_v2, whole genome shotgun sequence includes the following:
- the LOC137281235 gene encoding glycerophosphodiester phosphodiesterase domain-containing protein 5-like isoform X3, whose translation MWTKVKDFGKCLIKMRDLFWFSLFCLTFLYIIFYFYFWLIVKNSFDDLNWHMFGLLRTWIPWYRIILGLTCAVFAYFVIVMCLVLCHVLHGHQLYIHPVHIAVIIFSLLGCIAVTVSVEMMWQSEWTLVLLSLRITGPFLQIGAVVLMTLMAWIISLQWFKLSHWALKLLWLTVYVAVMIGLYISPYFINSPCVTHADDLPNKPLILAHRGASEILPENTLMAYDFAYQDGVYGVESDVQLSFDCVPFILHDKSLVRTTNIEEVFPDRVNDDPSSFNMSDLKRLDAGSWFLQNDPFWTSGDLTDAQRRQVANQTLPTLEELARLGRNYSDSVLIFDLLAPPPSHPCYNLSVNYTIHALSQAGYPLQNVLWLQFQDSRPTGVTFIGDRYIPVDHLRKDNMSMVNVQYTELTDSQIEEYQASNISINMWTVNSEWMYSLCWCMGISSVTSDSCHRLNNVLAPVWHLVPSSYLILWVTVDVLSAVMIIMVFIVQRIRLYGTSFSPETISLNSAARSAQGHRSRNMKEKLLYNMTDGDLVEEVDVRTGHGGVVNQPASSYSMASINNDPYSSRYHNGNTFPDSKYEVD comes from the exons ATGTGGACTAAGGTGAAGGATTTTGGAAAATGTCTCATCAAGATG CGAGACCTGTTCTGGTTCAGCCTCTTCTGCCTGACATTCCTGTACATTATCTTCTACTTTTACTTCTGGCTGATCGTCAAAAACAGCTTCGATGACCTCAACTG gCACATGTTTGGACTTCTTCGGACATGGATTCCTTGGTACAGGATCATCCTGGGTCTCACCTGTGCCGTGTTTGCCTACTTCGTCATAGTCATG TGCCTGGTGCTGTGCCACGTCCTCCACGGTCACCAACTCTACATCCACCCAGTCCACATCGCTGTCATCATCTTCAGCCTGCTAGGCTGTATTGCCGTCACGGTTTCTGTGGAGATGATGTGGCAGTCTGAATGGACGCTAGTATTACTCTCTCTCAGG ATTACGGGTCCCTTCCTCCAGATTGGAGCGGTTGTGCTGATGACTCTCATGGCatggattatctcccttcagTGGTTTAAACTCTCACATTGGG CGTTGAAGCTGTTGTGGCTGACTGTGTATGTTGCTGTGATGATAGGACTGTACATATCACCTTACTTCATCAACTCCCCTTGTGTCACTCATGCTGATGACTTGCCGAACAAACCCCTGATACTAGCCCACCGAGGAGCATCAGAG ATTTTACCTGAGAATACACTGATGGCATATGACTTTGCCTACCAGGATGGTGTGTATGGTGTGGAGAGTGACGTGCAGCTCAG TTTTGACTGTGTGCCCTTTATCCTCCATGATAAGAGCTTAGTGAGGACAACAAATATTGAGGAGGTTTTCCCTGATCGGGTAAATGATGATCCCTCGTCTTTCAACATGTCAGATCTGAAAAGGCTGGATGCTGGCTCGTGGTTTTTACAA AATGACCCTTTCTGGACATCTGGGGACTTGACCGATGCTCAGAGGAGGCAGGTAGCCAATCAAACACTGCCTACACTGGAGGAACTTGCACGATTGGGCAGGAACTACAGCGACAGCGTGTTGATTTTTGACCTTTTGGCCCCGCCACCTTCACACCCATGTTACAACCTGAGTGTCAACTACACGATACATGCCCTCAGTCAAGCAGGATACCCATTACAAAAT GTCTTGTGGCTACAGTTCCAGGACAGCCGTCCCACCGGCGTCACCTTCATTGGAGATCGCTACATCCCCGTTGACCATCTCAGGAAGGACAACATGTCCATGGTCAACGTCCAGTACACAGAGCTGACCGACAGCCAGATAGA AGAGTACCAGGCCTccaacatcagcatcaacatGTGGACAGTCAACTCCGAGTGGATGTACTCACTGTGTTGGTGCATGGGCATCTCGTCAGTCACGTCCGACAGCTGCCACAGGCTGAATAATGTCCTGGCTCCAGTCTGGCACCTG gtGCCGTCCAGCTACTTGATCCTGTGGGTGACCGTGGACGTGTTGTCCGCTGTGATGATCATCATGGTGTTCATTGTACAGAG AATCCGGCTATATGGGACTTCATTTAGCCCAGAAACCATCTCCCTGAACAGTGCAGCACGCAGCGCTCAGGGACACCGATCTCGCAATATGAAGGAGAAGCTACTGTACAACATGACAGACGGGGACCTCGTGGAGGAGGTAGACGTGCGTACCGGCCACGGCGGTGTGGTCAACCAGCCTGCTTCGTCATACTCCATGGCATCAATCAACAACGACCCCTACTCTAGTAGATACCACAATGGAAACACCTTCCCCGACAGCAAGTACGAAGTGGATTAG
- the LOC137281235 gene encoding glycerophosphodiester phosphodiesterase domain-containing protein 5-like isoform X2 → MADYSKHSKGGRTTRKRDLFWFSLFCLTFLYIIFYFYFWLIVKNSFDDLNWHMFGLLRTWIPWYRIILGLTCAVFAYFVIVMCLVLCHVLHGHQLYIHPVHIAVIIFSLLGCIAVTVSVEMMWQSEWTLVLLSLRITGPFLQIGAVVLMTLMAWIISLQWFKLSHWALKLLWLTVYVAVMIGLYISPYFINSPCVTHADDLPNKPLILAHRGASEILPENTLMAYDFAYQDGVYGVESDVQLSFDCVPFILHDKSLVRTTNIEEVFPDRVNDDPSSFNMSDLKRLDAGSWFLQNDPFWTSGDLTDAQRRQVANQTLPTLEELARLGRNYSDSVLIFDLLAPPPSHPCYNLSVNYTIHALSQAGYPLQNVLWLQFQDSRPTGVTFIGDRYIPVDHLRKDNMSMVNVQYTELTDSQIEEYQASNISINMWTVNSEWMYSLCWCMGISSVTSDSCHRLNNVLAPVWHLVPSSYLILWVTVDVLSAVMIIMVFIVQRIRLYGTSFSPETISLNSAARSAQGHRSRNMKEKLLYNMTDGDLVEEVDVRTGHGGVVNQPASSYSMASINNDPYSSRYHNGNTFPDSKYEVD, encoded by the exons CGAGACCTGTTCTGGTTCAGCCTCTTCTGCCTGACATTCCTGTACATTATCTTCTACTTTTACTTCTGGCTGATCGTCAAAAACAGCTTCGATGACCTCAACTG gCACATGTTTGGACTTCTTCGGACATGGATTCCTTGGTACAGGATCATCCTGGGTCTCACCTGTGCCGTGTTTGCCTACTTCGTCATAGTCATG TGCCTGGTGCTGTGCCACGTCCTCCACGGTCACCAACTCTACATCCACCCAGTCCACATCGCTGTCATCATCTTCAGCCTGCTAGGCTGTATTGCCGTCACGGTTTCTGTGGAGATGATGTGGCAGTCTGAATGGACGCTAGTATTACTCTCTCTCAGG ATTACGGGTCCCTTCCTCCAGATTGGAGCGGTTGTGCTGATGACTCTCATGGCatggattatctcccttcagTGGTTTAAACTCTCACATTGGG CGTTGAAGCTGTTGTGGCTGACTGTGTATGTTGCTGTGATGATAGGACTGTACATATCACCTTACTTCATCAACTCCCCTTGTGTCACTCATGCTGATGACTTGCCGAACAAACCCCTGATACTAGCCCACCGAGGAGCATCAGAG ATTTTACCTGAGAATACACTGATGGCATATGACTTTGCCTACCAGGATGGTGTGTATGGTGTGGAGAGTGACGTGCAGCTCAG TTTTGACTGTGTGCCCTTTATCCTCCATGATAAGAGCTTAGTGAGGACAACAAATATTGAGGAGGTTTTCCCTGATCGGGTAAATGATGATCCCTCGTCTTTCAACATGTCAGATCTGAAAAGGCTGGATGCTGGCTCGTGGTTTTTACAA AATGACCCTTTCTGGACATCTGGGGACTTGACCGATGCTCAGAGGAGGCAGGTAGCCAATCAAACACTGCCTACACTGGAGGAACTTGCACGATTGGGCAGGAACTACAGCGACAGCGTGTTGATTTTTGACCTTTTGGCCCCGCCACCTTCACACCCATGTTACAACCTGAGTGTCAACTACACGATACATGCCCTCAGTCAAGCAGGATACCCATTACAAAAT GTCTTGTGGCTACAGTTCCAGGACAGCCGTCCCACCGGCGTCACCTTCATTGGAGATCGCTACATCCCCGTTGACCATCTCAGGAAGGACAACATGTCCATGGTCAACGTCCAGTACACAGAGCTGACCGACAGCCAGATAGA AGAGTACCAGGCCTccaacatcagcatcaacatGTGGACAGTCAACTCCGAGTGGATGTACTCACTGTGTTGGTGCATGGGCATCTCGTCAGTCACGTCCGACAGCTGCCACAGGCTGAATAATGTCCTGGCTCCAGTCTGGCACCTG gtGCCGTCCAGCTACTTGATCCTGTGGGTGACCGTGGACGTGTTGTCCGCTGTGATGATCATCATGGTGTTCATTGTACAGAG AATCCGGCTATATGGGACTTCATTTAGCCCAGAAACCATCTCCCTGAACAGTGCAGCACGCAGCGCTCAGGGACACCGATCTCGCAATATGAAGGAGAAGCTACTGTACAACATGACAGACGGGGACCTCGTGGAGGAGGTAGACGTGCGTACCGGCCACGGCGGTGTGGTCAACCAGCCTGCTTCGTCATACTCCATGGCATCAATCAACAACGACCCCTACTCTAGTAGATACCACAATGGAAACACCTTCCCCGACAGCAAGTACGAAGTGGATTAG
- the LOC137281235 gene encoding glycerophosphodiester phosphodiesterase domain-containing protein 5-like isoform X1 yields the protein MKGKLVSHAKLQYYRHNYCLVCMTGMLGCRWHRYKQSTRDSRKRDLFWFSLFCLTFLYIIFYFYFWLIVKNSFDDLNWHMFGLLRTWIPWYRIILGLTCAVFAYFVIVMCLVLCHVLHGHQLYIHPVHIAVIIFSLLGCIAVTVSVEMMWQSEWTLVLLSLRITGPFLQIGAVVLMTLMAWIISLQWFKLSHWALKLLWLTVYVAVMIGLYISPYFINSPCVTHADDLPNKPLILAHRGASEILPENTLMAYDFAYQDGVYGVESDVQLSFDCVPFILHDKSLVRTTNIEEVFPDRVNDDPSSFNMSDLKRLDAGSWFLQNDPFWTSGDLTDAQRRQVANQTLPTLEELARLGRNYSDSVLIFDLLAPPPSHPCYNLSVNYTIHALSQAGYPLQNVLWLQFQDSRPTGVTFIGDRYIPVDHLRKDNMSMVNVQYTELTDSQIEEYQASNISINMWTVNSEWMYSLCWCMGISSVTSDSCHRLNNVLAPVWHLVPSSYLILWVTVDVLSAVMIIMVFIVQRIRLYGTSFSPETISLNSAARSAQGHRSRNMKEKLLYNMTDGDLVEEVDVRTGHGGVVNQPASSYSMASINNDPYSSRYHNGNTFPDSKYEVD from the exons CGAGACCTGTTCTGGTTCAGCCTCTTCTGCCTGACATTCCTGTACATTATCTTCTACTTTTACTTCTGGCTGATCGTCAAAAACAGCTTCGATGACCTCAACTG gCACATGTTTGGACTTCTTCGGACATGGATTCCTTGGTACAGGATCATCCTGGGTCTCACCTGTGCCGTGTTTGCCTACTTCGTCATAGTCATG TGCCTGGTGCTGTGCCACGTCCTCCACGGTCACCAACTCTACATCCACCCAGTCCACATCGCTGTCATCATCTTCAGCCTGCTAGGCTGTATTGCCGTCACGGTTTCTGTGGAGATGATGTGGCAGTCTGAATGGACGCTAGTATTACTCTCTCTCAGG ATTACGGGTCCCTTCCTCCAGATTGGAGCGGTTGTGCTGATGACTCTCATGGCatggattatctcccttcagTGGTTTAAACTCTCACATTGGG CGTTGAAGCTGTTGTGGCTGACTGTGTATGTTGCTGTGATGATAGGACTGTACATATCACCTTACTTCATCAACTCCCCTTGTGTCACTCATGCTGATGACTTGCCGAACAAACCCCTGATACTAGCCCACCGAGGAGCATCAGAG ATTTTACCTGAGAATACACTGATGGCATATGACTTTGCCTACCAGGATGGTGTGTATGGTGTGGAGAGTGACGTGCAGCTCAG TTTTGACTGTGTGCCCTTTATCCTCCATGATAAGAGCTTAGTGAGGACAACAAATATTGAGGAGGTTTTCCCTGATCGGGTAAATGATGATCCCTCGTCTTTCAACATGTCAGATCTGAAAAGGCTGGATGCTGGCTCGTGGTTTTTACAA AATGACCCTTTCTGGACATCTGGGGACTTGACCGATGCTCAGAGGAGGCAGGTAGCCAATCAAACACTGCCTACACTGGAGGAACTTGCACGATTGGGCAGGAACTACAGCGACAGCGTGTTGATTTTTGACCTTTTGGCCCCGCCACCTTCACACCCATGTTACAACCTGAGTGTCAACTACACGATACATGCCCTCAGTCAAGCAGGATACCCATTACAAAAT GTCTTGTGGCTACAGTTCCAGGACAGCCGTCCCACCGGCGTCACCTTCATTGGAGATCGCTACATCCCCGTTGACCATCTCAGGAAGGACAACATGTCCATGGTCAACGTCCAGTACACAGAGCTGACCGACAGCCAGATAGA AGAGTACCAGGCCTccaacatcagcatcaacatGTGGACAGTCAACTCCGAGTGGATGTACTCACTGTGTTGGTGCATGGGCATCTCGTCAGTCACGTCCGACAGCTGCCACAGGCTGAATAATGTCCTGGCTCCAGTCTGGCACCTG gtGCCGTCCAGCTACTTGATCCTGTGGGTGACCGTGGACGTGTTGTCCGCTGTGATGATCATCATGGTGTTCATTGTACAGAG AATCCGGCTATATGGGACTTCATTTAGCCCAGAAACCATCTCCCTGAACAGTGCAGCACGCAGCGCTCAGGGACACCGATCTCGCAATATGAAGGAGAAGCTACTGTACAACATGACAGACGGGGACCTCGTGGAGGAGGTAGACGTGCGTACCGGCCACGGCGGTGTGGTCAACCAGCCTGCTTCGTCATACTCCATGGCATCAATCAACAACGACCCCTACTCTAGTAGATACCACAATGGAAACACCTTCCCCGACAGCAAGTACGAAGTGGATTAG